From a region of the Constantimarinum furrinae genome:
- the corA gene encoding magnesium/cobalt transporter CorA, with amino-acid sequence MAKKRKRKPFITNIRPRFHKNEIPGTVKYTGKKQSLVTKIELIDYSKDHYIRLDSEDIQDAFKFEETDNITWSNINGLNNTPEIEIIGDHYNLHPLIQEDIVTTNQRPKIDEYEDYLFLVFKMLHYNEDGEFVNEHVSMVLGSDYVVTFQEADGDVFDGVRERLQNAKGRIRSAGADYLMFALLDAVVDNYFSVIETLSEKIEVLEDQLFDDNIKDDITQDIQELKKEILRIRRAILPLREVINRLEKIDSKLIDERTHNYIRDLYDHIIQVSESVDIYREMIWGLMDMYMTTISNKMNEVMKVLTIMASIFIPLTFMAGIYGMNFDYIPELQYKYGYFVLWGLMILVFLGMLYYFKRKKWL; translated from the coding sequence ATGGCCAAAAAAAGAAAAAGGAAGCCTTTTATTACGAATATACGTCCGCGATTTCATAAAAATGAGATTCCGGGTACGGTCAAATACACAGGTAAAAAGCAATCTCTTGTTACAAAAATTGAGCTTATAGATTATTCCAAGGATCATTATATAAGGTTGGATTCTGAAGATATTCAGGATGCCTTTAAGTTTGAAGAGACCGACAACATCACCTGGAGTAACATTAACGGGCTTAATAATACCCCCGAAATTGAAATAATAGGGGATCATTATAATTTACACCCGCTAATTCAGGAAGATATTGTCACTACCAATCAGCGGCCAAAGATCGACGAATATGAAGATTACCTCTTTTTGGTATTTAAAATGCTACACTATAATGAAGACGGAGAATTTGTTAATGAACACGTGAGTATGGTATTGGGCAGTGACTATGTGGTAACCTTTCAGGAAGCCGATGGAGATGTTTTTGACGGTGTGAGAGAGCGTCTTCAAAATGCAAAGGGACGTATAAGATCCGCCGGAGCCGATTACCTTATGTTCGCCTTACTCGATGCCGTTGTGGATAATTATTTCAGCGTAATTGAAACGTTAAGTGAAAAGATAGAAGTTCTTGAAGATCAGTTGTTTGATGACAACATTAAAGATGATATTACTCAGGATATACAGGAGTTAAAAAAAGAGATCCTCCGTATAAGACGAGCGATATTACCGTTGCGGGAAGTGATAAATCGATTGGAAAAAATAGACTCTAAACTAATCGATGAGCGGACTCATAATTATATTCGCGACCTCTATGATCATATCATACAGGTTAGTGAAAGTGTTGATATCTACAGGGAAATGATATGGGGTCTCATGGATATGTACATGACTACCATTAGTAACAAAATGAATGAAGTCATGAAGGTATTAACCATTATGGCCTCTATTTTTATACCCCTAACGTTTATGGCCGGAATCTACGGAATGAATTTCGATTATATCCCCGAACTCCAATATAAATACGGATATTTTGTTTTATGGGGGCTAATGATCCTGGTTTTCCTCGGGATGTTGTACTACTTTAAACGTAAAAAATGGCTCTAA
- a CDS encoding glyoxalase translates to MDSRDISLLELRPVIASAIVNDSMSADEVFQNRTLRPVAKLQNELLVAVFRNYIAKHKNVFYDLSLEKRFDYVENAIHKDMKFRNSLKGIIIGQFTVEEYEIYIQNSSALNKRMMNIVKDRIKNNIQLLEYEYAH, encoded by the coding sequence ATGGATTCCCGTGATATTTCCCTCTTAGAACTCAGACCCGTAATTGCTTCAGCCATAGTGAATGATTCAATGTCTGCAGACGAAGTGTTTCAGAACCGGACTTTGCGCCCGGTGGCAAAGCTTCAGAATGAATTATTAGTGGCCGTTTTCAGAAATTATATTGCCAAACACAAGAATGTGTTTTATGATCTTTCCCTGGAAAAGCGCTTTGATTACGTCGAGAATGCCATCCACAAGGATATGAAATTCAGAAATTCACTAAAAGGCATCATCATTGGTCAATTTACCGTTGAGGAATACGAAATCTACATTCAGAATTCTTCAGCATTAAACAAACGAATGATGAATATAGTGAAGGACAGGATCAAAAACAATATACAACTGCTAGAATACGAGTACGCGCATTAA
- a CDS encoding outer membrane lipoprotein-sorting protein, which translates to MKIFKTLSIVLFLVAFAPVNAQNVDEIIANYFENTGGVDNWNNLESIKFVGSVNAQGMTIPIEMYQTKDGKQLLKINIQGQEMTQFSFDGETMWTTNFMTMQPEKSDAEATENMKKQSGNFPSPFLNYKEKGYTVELIGKETMEGTETYKVKLTQLPVMADGVETPNITTYYFEAENFVPIATEAEAMVGPMKGQKFTDTMSDYQEVDGLYFPFAMTMGGQPVTITEIVINPEIDEAMFVFPE; encoded by the coding sequence ATGAAAATATTTAAAACACTAAGTATCGTCTTGTTTTTGGTTGCATTTGCACCCGTAAATGCTCAGAATGTTGACGAAATTATCGCAAATTATTTCGAGAACACCGGAGGTGTTGACAATTGGAATAATCTGGAATCGATAAAATTTGTTGGGTCTGTAAATGCACAGGGAATGACTATCCCGATTGAAATGTACCAGACTAAAGATGGGAAACAACTTTTAAAGATTAATATTCAGGGACAGGAAATGACTCAGTTTTCCTTTGATGGAGAAACGATGTGGACTACAAATTTTATGACCATGCAACCTGAAAAAAGTGATGCTGAAGCTACCGAGAACATGAAAAAACAGTCTGGGAACTTTCCTTCACCTTTCCTAAATTACAAAGAAAAAGGGTATACGGTAGAGCTGATAGGGAAAGAGACCATGGAAGGAACAGAAACTTACAAAGTTAAACTCACTCAGCTACCTGTTATGGCCGACGGAGTTGAAACTCCAAATATTACAACGTATTATTTTGAAGCTGAAAACTTTGTCCCTATCGCCACCGAAGCGGAAGCTATGGTAGGACCAATGAAAGGACAGAAGTTTACAGATACCATGAGCGACTATCAGGAAGTGGATGGATTGTACTTCCCGTTTGCTATGACTATGGGGGGCCAACCTGTAACCATCACAGAGATCGTTATAAATCCGGAAATAGACGAAGCAATGTTTGTCTTTCCTGAATAA
- a CDS encoding endonuclease/exonuclease/phosphatase family protein, with translation MKLKNFLHIFGGIAITLTLIPFIAMDFWWIRMFDFPHIQLTILTFTALVVYFMRFDIKRKEDYVFVALILGCFIFQVAKIYPYTPMAPFAVNKASSPEDIKNPIGESDIKLYTANVFQDNKESKHLIAEIEKRDADVLLFVETNQRWRDDIVKDLPSHYQYRVEVPLDNTYGMLLYSKLKLVDPTVQYLVDDSIPSIHSKLILRNGDTIQMYNIHPTPPMPQHNPSSSDRDAEMMKIANLSRQSELPVIVLGDFNDVAWSATTSLFETVGELLDVRKGRGFYNTFNAKSFIFRWPLDHIFISSEFRVIELELGEDINSDHFPTYTHLSFEPNLKEEQAPTPPTADELKRAKEQAEGVQKVELDF, from the coding sequence ATGAAGTTAAAAAACTTCTTACATATTTTTGGAGGTATTGCAATCACTCTAACCCTAATTCCATTTATCGCAATGGATTTCTGGTGGATAAGGATGTTCGATTTCCCACACATACAATTAACTATACTAACATTTACCGCTTTGGTTGTCTATTTTATGCGGTTTGATATTAAACGCAAAGAGGATTATGTTTTTGTTGCCCTTATATTGGGCTGTTTTATTTTTCAGGTTGCCAAGATCTATCCGTATACGCCAATGGCACCGTTCGCTGTTAATAAAGCCTCAAGCCCTGAAGATATAAAAAACCCGATTGGCGAATCTGATATTAAACTGTATACAGCGAATGTGTTTCAGGATAATAAGGAATCGAAACACCTTATAGCGGAAATTGAAAAAAGGGATGCCGACGTGCTGTTATTTGTTGAAACCAATCAACGATGGCGGGATGACATCGTAAAAGATCTCCCATCACATTATCAATATCGGGTAGAAGTACCGCTGGACAACACCTACGGCATGTTGCTTTATTCAAAATTAAAACTTGTAGATCCAACCGTGCAATACCTTGTGGACGACAGCATTCCCTCCATCCATTCGAAACTAATCCTGCGCAACGGAGACACCATACAGATGTACAATATACATCCAACTCCTCCTATGCCGCAACATAATCCCAGCTCTTCAGACAGAGATGCCGAAATGATGAAAATTGCCAACCTTAGTAGACAGAGTGAATTACCCGTAATAGTTCTGGGAGATTTTAACGATGTTGCATGGTCTGCCACTACCTCTTTATTCGAAACCGTGGGAGAACTCCTTGATGTACGAAAAGGTCGAGGTTTTTATAATACCTTTAATGCCAAAAGTTTTATTTTCAGATGGCCATTAGATCATATATTTATTTCTTCTGAATTCAGAGTAATTGAGCTTGAGCTGGGAGAAGATATCAACTCAGATCATTTTCCAACCTATACACATCTAAGTTTTGAACCCAATTTAAAGGAAGAACAGGCGCCAACACCTCCTACGGCAGATGAATTGAAGCGCGCTAAAGAACAAGCAGAAGGGGTACAAAAGGTTGAACTTGACTTTTAG
- a CDS encoding SatD family protein: MKKIAVISGDLINSSQYEPKTLTSVLKVLKKEFKVIEKQYPEEKIYFSLFRGDSFQGVIENPQLALTIAFQIKTAVSSYTNVEDRPKNAIPSADVRISIGIGEAEYEKDSIVEGNGEAFQFSGRTLDGMKSEGTKMALTTANSEINEEFKVHLKFLDATTDRWSIASAEVVYYLINNLKEQDIAHKLDRSQAAINHRKKAAGWDEIKLLLERYSQIAKKHFI, from the coding sequence ATGAAAAAAATAGCGGTAATTAGTGGCGACTTGATAAACTCGTCTCAGTATGAACCTAAAACACTGACTTCGGTGCTCAAGGTGTTAAAGAAGGAATTCAAGGTTATTGAAAAACAATATCCTGAAGAAAAGATCTATTTTTCATTATTTCGAGGCGATAGCTTTCAAGGCGTCATTGAAAATCCGCAACTGGCACTTACTATTGCCTTTCAGATCAAGACAGCCGTAAGCAGTTATACCAATGTGGAAGATCGTCCAAAAAATGCCATCCCTTCTGCCGATGTACGTATTTCTATTGGAATAGGGGAGGCTGAATACGAAAAAGACTCCATTGTAGAGGGAAATGGAGAAGCTTTTCAGTTTTCAGGACGTACCCTGGACGGAATGAAATCTGAAGGGACAAAAATGGCCCTAACCACTGCAAATAGTGAAATTAACGAAGAGTTTAAAGTACATCTCAAATTTTTGGATGCTACCACCGATCGATGGTCCATCGCCTCTGCAGAGGTGGTCTATTATTTAATTAATAATCTAAAAGAGCAGGACATCGCTCACAAACTGGATCGGAGTCAGGCCGCTATAAATCACCGTAAAAAGGCCGCAGGTTGGGATGAAATTAAACTATTGTTAGAACGCTATTCCCAAATAGCTAAAAAACACTTTATATGA
- a CDS encoding DUF3307 domain-containing protein, which translates to MNPELILALQLLLAHVITDFLLQTQSLVTQKQQKKAASPFLYIHSILAGLITYVIIQDWSMWMVPVIISVTHFLIDLWKLHQKEDSLHYFLWDQFLHLLVLLGIWLYLTENFSEVIPFIGSLFTTKTALVYIIGYVIVIFPIGFIIGKATQRWQEEIAQEDGLSSLEKAGRYIGIFERILVLTFIMTDNFSAIGFLIAAKSILRFSDKSKSGARKQTEYVLIGTLMSFALTIIIGFLMRVLVF; encoded by the coding sequence ATGAATCCTGAACTTATCCTAGCATTACAGCTGTTACTGGCTCATGTGATCACCGATTTTTTACTGCAAACCCAGTCGCTGGTAACGCAAAAACAACAGAAAAAAGCAGCTTCTCCGTTCTTATACATTCACTCCATTTTAGCAGGACTAATCACTTATGTGATCATTCAGGATTGGAGTATGTGGATGGTGCCTGTGATCATTTCGGTAACACATTTCTTAATAGACCTCTGGAAACTTCACCAAAAAGAGGATTCTTTGCACTATTTCCTGTGGGATCAATTCTTACATCTGCTTGTTTTACTGGGGATCTGGTTGTACTTAACTGAAAATTTTAGCGAAGTGATTCCTTTTATCGGTTCACTTTTTACCACTAAGACTGCGTTAGTTTATATCATTGGCTATGTAATTGTGATCTTTCCTATAGGGTTTATTATAGGGAAGGCTACACAGCGCTGGCAGGAAGAAATAGCTCAGGAGGACGGACTCTCAAGTCTCGAAAAAGCAGGGCGCTATATCGGGATCTTTGAACGTATTCTGGTACTTACTTTTATTATGACCGATAACTTTTCGGCCATTGGCTTTTTAATCGCTGCAAAATCTATTCTAAGGTTTAGTGATAAGAGTAAAAGCGGTGCACGAAAGCAAACCGAATATGTGCTTATAGGAACCCTAATGAGCTTCGCGCTCACCATTATAATTGGGTTTTTAATGCGCGTACTCGTATTCTAG
- a CDS encoding VPS10 domain-containing protein, with protein MKKLLILFFSLLIIPVVTKAQEVSLKGKELFGDMKARHIGPALMSGRINDLENHPTNARVLYAGTAGGGVWRSNDGGATFSPIFDDYVQSIGVVKLDPKDPDQVIWVGTGETWTRNSVSVGDGLYKTTDGGTNWKEIPGFEKSERIASIAINPNNTDEVYVGVLGALWSDSEDRGVYKTTDGGKTWNKILYIDKSTGAAEVIMDPKNPNVLYASMWQFRRTAWGFNSGGENSALYKSTDSGKTWNKIHNGFPSGKLGRIAVQIAPSDNAILYAVLETEDKSKNGLWKSTNAGQNWEHLNNDFGLTVRPFYFSRITIDPKNPDIVVKGGLNGSISRDGGKTFKSLGNMHSDIHDITFDIHNSDIMYSGTDGGVYRSWNGGTTFEIVENLPLSQFYHISVDDAEPYNVYGGLQDNGSWYGPSSSPGGVNARDWNSVGAGDGFRVLKHPTKNIIYSEMQGAENVWRYDVDRNRTKTIQPLPKKGDPELRFNWNAPMAVSAHFPDRFYMGSQFVHRSDDMGDSWTIISPDLTTNDPTKQDQSKSGGLSVDNSGAENHTTIFTIAESPLDANVIWVGTDDGNVQVTTDGGKNWNNVTANLIGIPKNTWVYHIEASVHGKGTAYAVFEGHTSGDMKPYALKTTDYGKTWKSIISPDIQENAFVRNIQEDYVNEDLLFLGTEFGLYVTIDGGKNWSHFTNNMPPVAVHFIDLQKKTNDIVMGTHGRGVIIIDDISPLRELNQEVLSKDVHFFKTKPVTMVEEGGFSGGFGTETQFVGANKSTAARIVYYLQKRHTFGKMTMEIQDMEGNKITSLSPGKSKGINIVNWGFNTTIPKMAEGKTLSFGGFTAPRVPAGKYKVILTKGKDSYEQVIELKYDDTALTTLAERKEQEELTQTMYTMVEDLAYMVYKINEIQDKTKEVIEKHPKGKKQAQKLYDDLEALRTDLVITTGDNYVASAEPELREKMGDLYSGIATSYDRVSGAQKMNLELITEEFNTAKERFATIMDKQGDKFMSFLAKNEISIPDIKSREEFVKKD; from the coding sequence ATGAAAAAATTACTGATCTTATTCTTTTCTCTTCTCATCATTCCAGTGGTCACCAAGGCTCAGGAAGTGTCGTTAAAAGGAAAGGAACTTTTTGGAGACATGAAGGCACGGCATATTGGACCGGCCTTAATGAGCGGACGAATAAACGACCTTGAAAACCATCCTACCAATGCCAGAGTACTTTACGCGGGTACAGCCGGAGGCGGCGTATGGAGATCGAATGACGGAGGAGCCACCTTCTCTCCTATTTTCGATGATTATGTACAATCTATTGGCGTGGTAAAACTGGATCCAAAAGACCCCGATCAGGTGATCTGGGTTGGTACAGGAGAAACCTGGACGCGTAATTCGGTGTCGGTTGGTGACGGATTGTATAAGACCACCGATGGAGGTACCAACTGGAAAGAAATACCCGGATTTGAAAAAAGTGAACGTATTGCTTCCATAGCTATTAATCCGAATAATACCGATGAAGTATATGTAGGAGTATTGGGAGCGTTGTGGAGCGACAGCGAAGACAGAGGTGTGTATAAGACAACAGATGGCGGGAAGACTTGGAATAAGATCCTATATATTGATAAAAGTACCGGCGCAGCCGAGGTGATCATGGATCCGAAGAATCCAAACGTTTTATACGCTTCTATGTGGCAGTTCAGAAGAACGGCATGGGGCTTTAATTCGGGTGGTGAAAACAGTGCACTGTATAAATCTACAGACAGTGGGAAAACCTGGAATAAGATACACAATGGCTTTCCATCGGGTAAACTAGGACGAATTGCCGTGCAGATCGCTCCCAGTGATAATGCGATATTGTATGCGGTATTAGAGACAGAAGATAAAAGTAAGAACGGCCTGTGGAAATCCACCAATGCCGGCCAAAATTGGGAACATCTTAATAATGATTTCGGACTTACGGTACGTCCGTTTTACTTTTCAAGAATTACCATCGACCCAAAAAATCCGGATATCGTAGTAAAAGGCGGATTAAACGGTTCTATTAGTCGGGATGGTGGAAAAACCTTTAAATCGTTAGGGAATATGCACAGTGATATCCATGACATCACCTTCGATATTCACAACAGTGATATTATGTATTCGGGAACCGATGGTGGGGTATATCGATCATGGAATGGCGGTACTACATTCGAGATCGTCGAGAATTTGCCCCTTTCTCAATTCTATCACATAAGTGTTGATGATGCCGAACCGTATAACGTTTATGGCGGATTACAAGATAACGGAAGTTGGTATGGACCCTCATCCTCTCCCGGTGGAGTAAATGCCAGAGACTGGAACAGCGTTGGGGCAGGCGATGGTTTTAGAGTATTAAAGCATCCAACAAAAAACATAATCTATTCTGAAATGCAGGGCGCCGAAAATGTGTGGCGCTACGATGTGGATCGCAACAGAACTAAGACCATACAACCATTACCTAAAAAAGGGGATCCGGAACTTCGTTTTAACTGGAATGCTCCAATGGCGGTAAGCGCCCACTTCCCCGATCGCTTTTATATGGGAAGTCAGTTCGTACATCGATCAGACGATATGGGTGACAGTTGGACGATCATATCTCCCGACCTCACTACAAACGATCCAACCAAGCAGGATCAATCGAAATCCGGAGGTCTTTCAGTAGATAACAGCGGTGCCGAAAATCATACAACAATCTTTACCATTGCCGAATCCCCATTGGATGCCAATGTGATCTGGGTTGGGACAGACGACGGAAACGTTCAAGTGACCACAGACGGTGGAAAGAACTGGAACAATGTAACGGCTAATCTCATCGGAATTCCGAAGAATACCTGGGTATACCATATCGAAGCCAGTGTTCACGGCAAAGGTACCGCTTATGCCGTATTTGAGGGGCATACAAGTGGTGATATGAAACCTTATGCACTTAAGACGACAGATTATGGTAAAACGTGGAAATCGATCATCTCACCCGATATTCAGGAAAATGCATTTGTAAGAAACATTCAGGAAGATTACGTAAACGAGGATCTGTTGTTCCTCGGGACTGAATTTGGTTTATACGTGACTATAGATGGTGGAAAAAACTGGTCGCATTTTACCAACAACATGCCTCCTGTCGCAGTTCATTTTATCGATCTTCAGAAAAAAACAAATGACATTGTCATGGGAACACACGGTAGAGGTGTAATTATCATTGATGATATTAGTCCGTTGCGGGAATTGAACCAAGAAGTACTCTCCAAGGATGTGCATTTCTTTAAAACCAAGCCGGTAACCATGGTAGAAGAAGGCGGATTTTCGGGTGGATTCGGTACAGAAACTCAATTTGTAGGTGCCAATAAAAGTACAGCTGCCCGCATTGTTTATTATTTGCAGAAGCGACATACCTTCGGAAAGATGACCATGGAAATTCAGGATATGGAAGGAAATAAGATCACTTCCTTAAGTCCGGGAAAATCTAAAGGGATCAATATTGTTAACTGGGGATTCAACACCACGATCCCAAAGATGGCTGAAGGAAAAACCTTGTCGTTTGGCGGATTTACAGCACCAAGAGTTCCGGCGGGAAAATACAAGGTGATCCTTACAAAAGGAAAGGATTCTTACGAACAGGTGATTGAACTGAAATATGACGATACCGCACTTACCACCCTAGCCGAACGTAAGGAACAGGAAGAACTTACGCAAACCATGTATACTATGGTAGAAGATCTGGCTTATATGGTGTATAAGATCAACGAAATTCAGGATAAGACTAAAGAAGTGATCGAAAAGCATCCTAAAGGGAAAAAGCAGGCTCAAAAGCTGTATGATGATCTTGAAGCTTTAAGAACCGATCTAGTTATCACAACCGGTGATAATTATGTGGCTTCCGCCGAACCCGAATTACGGGAAAAAATGGGAGACCTGTACAGCGGAATCGCAACTAGTTACGATCGGGTATCGGGAGCGCAGAAAATGAATCTTGAGCTAATTACTGAAGAATTCAATACGGCCAAGGAGCGTTTTGCAACCATTATGGACAAGCAAGGGGATAAATTTATGAGCTTTCTGGCAAAAAATGAGATTTCTATACCTGATATAAAAAGCAGAGAAGAATTCGTTAAGAAGGACTAA
- the hisIE gene encoding bifunctional phosphoribosyl-AMP cyclohydrolase/phosphoribosyl-ATP diphosphatase HisIE, producing the protein MEIDFSKNNNGLVPAIVQDANTKLVLMLGYMNEEAYNETKRSRRVTFFSRSRNKLWTKGEESGHFLDLVEISTDCDSDTLLVMANPSGPVCHRGTDSCWGKSNEGTLVFLDTLEAVIEARMHGKNTENSYVSSLFSEGINKMAQKVGEEAVEVVIAAKDDDKVEFLNESADLLFHFLVLLRAKGCDLKNVVDVLSERQK; encoded by the coding sequence ATGGAAATAGATTTTTCAAAAAATAACAATGGATTAGTGCCGGCTATTGTGCAGGATGCCAATACCAAATTAGTCCTTATGCTGGGATATATGAATGAAGAGGCTTATAACGAAACCAAACGATCGAGAAGAGTAACCTTTTTTAGCAGAAGTAGAAATAAGCTATGGACTAAAGGGGAAGAAAGCGGACATTTCCTGGACTTGGTAGAAATTTCAACCGATTGCGATTCAGACACCTTGTTGGTCATGGCAAATCCTTCGGGCCCGGTTTGTCATAGAGGAACAGATTCCTGTTGGGGGAAGTCTAATGAAGGTACACTAGTATTTCTCGACACACTCGAAGCTGTTATTGAGGCAAGAATGCACGGCAAGAACACAGAGAATTCCTATGTTTCATCACTGTTTTCTGAAGGGATTAATAAGATGGCACAAAAAGTAGGGGAAGAGGCTGTAGAGGTAGTGATTGCTGCTAAGGATGACGATAAAGTCGAGTTTCTGAATGAAAGCGCCGATCTCTTATTTCATTTTTTGGTTTTGCTGCGGGCGAAAGGATGCGATCTAAAAAATGTTGTCGATGTTTTAAGCGAAAGACAGAAATAA
- a CDS encoding DUF2461 domain-containing protein: MSVSVPKSAFNFLNDLRENNHRDWMQEHKKEYQNNEKLLKEFYKAVESGLNETDEIAKVKIFRINRDIRFSKDKTPYNVHRSVSFSRAGEHRRGGYYLRLEPGNTFMAGGFFDPNPADLLRIRKEFETDAAPIRKIFEQKDFNEAFDGFVERDPVKTAPKGFSKEDPNIDLIRHKSYFVVHPFKDSEVFSTNFKDNLLYHFKLLRPFFDYMSEVLTTDLNGVSTIEH, from the coding sequence ATGAGTGTATCTGTTCCAAAATCTGCTTTTAACTTCCTGAATGATCTTAGAGAAAACAATCATCGTGACTGGATGCAGGAACACAAAAAGGAGTATCAGAACAATGAAAAGCTATTAAAAGAATTTTATAAAGCTGTAGAATCCGGGCTCAATGAAACCGATGAGATCGCGAAAGTGAAAATTTTTCGAATCAACCGCGATATTAGATTCAGTAAGGATAAAACACCCTATAATGTTCATCGCAGTGTGAGCTTTAGTAGGGCAGGAGAGCACCGCAGGGGCGGTTACTATTTACGTTTAGAGCCCGGGAATACCTTTATGGCCGGCGGATTTTTCGATCCTAATCCTGCAGATCTGCTTCGGATTCGCAAAGAATTTGAAACCGACGCCGCTCCCATCCGTAAGATTTTCGAACAAAAGGATTTTAATGAGGCCTTTGACGGATTTGTAGAACGCGATCCTGTTAAAACGGCTCCCAAAGGATTCAGTAAAGAAGATCCTAATATTGACCTTATAAGACATAAAAGCTATTTTGTTGTGCATCCGTTTAAAGACTCGGAGGTGTTTTCAACTAATTTTAAAGATAATTTACTGTATCATTTTAAGCTTCTTCGTCCTTTTTTCGACTATATGAGCGAAGTTTTAACCACCGACCTCAACGGAGTTTCCACGATTGAACACTGA
- a CDS encoding NAD-dependent succinate-semialdehyde dehydrogenase yields the protein MSTVTSINPYTGKEIESFKTHTKKEISEILQNADNRFYSWRETSFTERKKLMLAAASELKKNKEEYAKTMTAEIGKPIAQSIAEIEKCAWVCEYYAENAKEHMKNEIVKTDAFKSYCSYEPLGVVLAIMPWNYPFWQVFRFAAPALMAGNVGILKHASNVFGSALNIEKVFKRAGFPANCFSTLLIGSDSIEAIIEDPMVKAVTLTGSGPAGSAVASAAGRMIKKTVLELGGSNALVVLKDCDMDATVDTCVQARFQNTGQSCIAGKRLLVDSSISEEFIERLVKKVRELKSGDPADEDTYIGTLAREDLAKDLESQVKRSVKKGAKVLIGGKRQNAYFEPTVLADVTPKMPVFNEETFGPVLSVSTFKTLDEAIALSNDSKFGLGVSVFTKDIKAAEDIAYRFNEGAVFINELVKSDPRLPFGGIKESGYGRELSEHGIREFLNRKTIFINK from the coding sequence ATGAGCACCGTTACTTCCATAAACCCATATACCGGGAAGGAAATAGAATCATTTAAAACCCATACTAAGAAAGAAATTTCTGAAATACTTCAAAATGCCGATAACCGATTTTACTCCTGGAGAGAAACGTCGTTCACCGAGAGAAAAAAGCTCATGCTGGCGGCTGCTTCAGAGCTAAAAAAGAATAAGGAAGAATACGCGAAAACTATGACGGCCGAGATCGGGAAGCCCATCGCTCAATCCATCGCCGAAATTGAGAAATGTGCCTGGGTTTGCGAATATTACGCCGAAAATGCAAAGGAACACATGAAGAATGAGATCGTAAAAACCGATGCATTTAAGAGTTATTGCAGCTATGAACCTCTTGGAGTGGTGTTGGCCATAATGCCGTGGAATTATCCGTTCTGGCAGGTCTTTCGGTTCGCCGCACCGGCGTTAATGGCGGGCAATGTGGGCATACTTAAACATGCCTCCAATGTATTTGGTTCGGCATTGAATATAGAAAAAGTGTTTAAAAGGGCCGGATTCCCTGCTAATTGTTTTTCCACACTCCTTATTGGAAGTGATTCCATTGAAGCGATCATTGAAGATCCAATGGTCAAGGCTGTGACACTCACAGGAAGTGGCCCCGCAGGCTCCGCAGTAGCTTCAGCAGCCGGAAGAATGATCAAGAAAACCGTGCTGGAGCTGGGAGGAAGTAATGCGTTGGTAGTGTTAAAGGACTGTGATATGGATGCTACGGTCGACACTTGTGTTCAGGCACGATTTCAAAATACGGGTCAGAGTTGTATCGCAGGAAAACGGTTATTGGTAGATAGCTCTATTTCAGAAGAATTCATTGAAAGACTAGTAAAAAAAGTGAGGGAGTTGAAAAGTGGCGATCCCGCAGATGAAGATACGTACATTGGTACCTTAGCCAGAGAAGACCTTGCCAAAGACCTTGAATCGCAGGTGAAACGATCGGTTAAAAAGGGAGCCAAGGTCCTCATCGGTGGAAAACGACAAAACGCCTATTTTGAGCCCACCGTACTGGCTGATGTCACACCTAAAATGCCTGTGTTCAATGAAGAAACCTTCGGGCCGGTATTATCGGTTTCAACCTTTAAAACGCTGGATGAAGCTATAGCGCTTTCCAATGACTCGAAATTCGGATTAGGAGTATCGGTATTCACCAAAGATATAAAAGCCGCAGAAGACATCGCTTACCGTTTTAATGAGGGAGCCGTCTTTATCAACGAGTTGGTAAAGAGCGATCCGCGTTTACCCTTTGGGGGTATTAAGGAAAGCGGCTATGGTAGGGAGTTGAGCGAGCACGGAATACGAGAGTTTTTAAACCGAAAAACTATTTTTATAAACAAATAA